In Hyla sarda isolate aHylSar1 chromosome 9, aHylSar1.hap1, whole genome shotgun sequence, the following proteins share a genomic window:
- the B9D2 gene encoding B9 domain-containing protein 2 isoform X1 produces the protein MAEVHIIGQIVGASSFPQHSLFCKWGVHTGGAWKLLSGTVEGQTQVDNPQNEDMAFWSHPIDIHFATKGLQGWPKLHLQVWHQDSFGRNELYGYSFLHIPSTPGTHTLLSPTWRPLGTWQEQISQMFVGGGPQLKSPNLIYGGADRYRLQTTAMGQFLLDRWPGELKTVLLADIRICTLKFLPPF, from the exons ATGGCGGAGGTCCACATCATTGGACAGATCGTTGGTGCCAGCAGCTTTCCACAACACAGCTTATTTTGTAAATGGGGGGTACACACAG GGGGAGCCTGGAAGTTGCTCTCAGGAACTGTGGAAGGTCAGACGCAGGTGGACAATCCTCAGAATGAAGACATGGCTTTCTGGTCACACCCTATTGACATACATTTTGCAACCAAGGGATTGCAAG GTTGGCCTAAGCTACATCTTCAGGTTTGGCATCAAGACTCTTTTGGTCGGAATGAGCTGTATGGATACAGCTTCCTGCACATCCCTTCTACTCCAGGAACACACACATTGCTCAGCCCCACATGGAGACCCCTGGGGACCTGGCAGGAGCAGATTTCCCAAATGTTTGTAGGGGGCGGACCACAGCTGAAGTCACCGAATCTTATTTATGGAGGAGCTGACCGCTACCGTCTACAGACCACAGCCATGGGCCAG TTTCTATTGGACAGATGGCCAGGAGAACTCAAGACAGTCTTATTGGCCGATATCCGCATATGTACTTTAAAGTTTCTTCcaccattttaa
- the B9D2 gene encoding B9 domain-containing protein 2 isoform X2, which produces MAEVHIIGQIVGASSFPQHSLFCKWGVHTGGAWKLLSGTVEGQTQVDNPQNEDMAFWSHPIDIHFATKGLQGWPKLHLQVWHQDSFGRNELYGYSFLHIPSTPGTHTLLSPTWRPLGTWQEQISQMFVGGGPQLKSPNLIYGGADRYRLQTTAMGQMARRTQDSLIGRYPHMYFKVSSTILK; this is translated from the exons ATGGCGGAGGTCCACATCATTGGACAGATCGTTGGTGCCAGCAGCTTTCCACAACACAGCTTATTTTGTAAATGGGGGGTACACACAG GGGGAGCCTGGAAGTTGCTCTCAGGAACTGTGGAAGGTCAGACGCAGGTGGACAATCCTCAGAATGAAGACATGGCTTTCTGGTCACACCCTATTGACATACATTTTGCAACCAAGGGATTGCAAG GTTGGCCTAAGCTACATCTTCAGGTTTGGCATCAAGACTCTTTTGGTCGGAATGAGCTGTATGGATACAGCTTCCTGCACATCCCTTCTACTCCAGGAACACACACATTGCTCAGCCCCACATGGAGACCCCTGGGGACCTGGCAGGAGCAGATTTCCCAAATGTTTGTAGGGGGCGGACCACAGCTGAAGTCACCGAATCTTATTTATGGAGGAGCTGACCGCTACCGTCTACAGACCACAGCCATGGGCCAG ATGGCCAGGAGAACTCAAGACAGTCTTATTGGCCGATATCCGCATATGTACTTTAAAGTTTCTTCcaccattttaaaataa
- the B9D2 gene encoding B9 domain-containing protein 2 isoform X4: MAEVHIIGQIVGASSFPQHSLFCKWGVHTGGAWKLLSGTVEGQTQVDNPQNEDMAFWSHPIDIHFATKGLQGWPKLHLQVWHQDSFGRNELYGYSFLHIPSTPGTHTLLSPTWRPLGTWQEQISQMFVGGGPQLKSPNLIYGGADRYRLQTTAMGQVHLELTVILRNFDRFGVEC, from the exons ATGGCGGAGGTCCACATCATTGGACAGATCGTTGGTGCCAGCAGCTTTCCACAACACAGCTTATTTTGTAAATGGGGGGTACACACAG GGGGAGCCTGGAAGTTGCTCTCAGGAACTGTGGAAGGTCAGACGCAGGTGGACAATCCTCAGAATGAAGACATGGCTTTCTGGTCACACCCTATTGACATACATTTTGCAACCAAGGGATTGCAAG GTTGGCCTAAGCTACATCTTCAGGTTTGGCATCAAGACTCTTTTGGTCGGAATGAGCTGTATGGATACAGCTTCCTGCACATCCCTTCTACTCCAGGAACACACACATTGCTCAGCCCCACATGGAGACCCCTGGGGACCTGGCAGGAGCAGATTTCCCAAATGTTTGTAGGGGGCGGACCACAGCTGAAGTCACCGAATCTTATTTATGGAGGAGCTGACCGCTACCGTCTACAGACCACAGCCATGGGCCAGGTACACCTGGAGCTTACTGTCATACTCAGGAACTTTGATCGATTTGGGGTGGAATGCTAA